One window of the Mycoplasmopsis anatis genome contains the following:
- a CDS encoding transcription antitermination factor NusB has product MSETTKNKNQQKSMRQSRIEIIQILYKFIVLEHEIDPAIAFEEFDFLNRSQLEKLDKIANNYEFIKKLIKINLSADWSFERLNPIIKAILINATYELFVLDKAIVINEALEIGKMFFDIEDFQTKKNLKFINACLQSVFNALVILEKRNRKLENPNEDK; this is encoded by the coding sequence ATGTCAGAAACAACAAAAAATAAAAATCAACAAAAGTCAATGAGACAATCTAGAATTGAAATTATTCAAATTTTATATAAGTTTATAGTTTTAGAACATGAAATTGATCCAGCCATTGCATTTGAAGAATTTGATTTTTTGAATAGATCTCAACTTGAAAAACTAGATAAAATCGCCAATAACTATGAATTTATCAAAAAACTAATTAAAATCAATCTTAGTGCTGATTGATCATTTGAAAGACTCAATCCAATAATTAAAGCAATTTTAATAAATGCAACATATGAACTTTTTGTTTTAGATAAAGCAATTGTTATTAATGAAGCTTTAGAAATTGGAAAAATGTTCTTTGATATTGAAGATTTTCAAACTAAGAAAAACCTTAAATTTATTAACGCTTGTTTACAAAGTGTTTTTAATGCATTAGTTATTTTAGAAAAAAGAAACAGAAAATTAGAAAATCCAAATGAAGATAAATAA
- a CDS encoding aminotransferase class V-fold PLP-dependent enzyme — translation MNDIEKLKKEIREEFPILNNIVYFDNAAQSLKPVSAIEAIKTYYTYESVSVRTGDTPLGNKINQIYKQTKKKIAQLINSDPEQIIYTSGTTDSLNTFALMFSQIIKPNKKILISAYNHSSNMLPWIELAKSRNIQFEITEEILDKIDDNVQLICLSQSTNNFDVKYNIEEIYTKAQKFGAIVLNDAAQSITHEKVDQNYADVIAFSTNKLLGPSGLGILAIKKDLLKKIRPTRFGGGSVHEIAPDGTWIPKETIQAFEPGTPNIAAIYMFNKSLDLFLRIGYDNIQKILLELSNYLYEKLSKLENVEIYSKKGSIITLFNIKNINAQDVATYLGTKNIYVNAGIFCAPFVRNIKSERSYVRVSLAIYNNFSDIDKLVNEIENGGDFYGF, via the coding sequence ATGAATGATATTGAAAAATTAAAAAAAGAAATACGTGAAGAATTCCCCATCCTTAACAATATAGTTTATTTTGACAATGCAGCTCAAAGCTTAAAGCCTGTTTCTGCTATCGAAGCTATTAAAACTTATTACACTTATGAATCTGTTTCTGTACGTACAGGTGATACTCCATTAGGTAATAAAATTAATCAAATTTATAAACAAACTAAGAAAAAAATCGCGCAACTAATTAATTCTGATCCTGAACAAATTATTTATACAAGTGGAACTACAGACTCACTAAATACATTTGCATTAATGTTTAGTCAAATTATTAAACCTAACAAAAAAATACTAATTTCAGCTTACAATCACTCTAGTAATATGTTACCTTGAATTGAACTAGCAAAATCAAGAAATATTCAATTTGAAATTACTGAAGAGATTTTAGATAAAATTGATGATAATGTTCAACTTATTTGTCTATCACAAAGTACAAATAATTTTGATGTTAAATACAACATTGAAGAAATTTACACAAAAGCTCAAAAATTTGGAGCGATTGTATTAAATGATGCCGCTCAATCAATAACTCATGAAAAAGTGGATCAAAATTATGCTGATGTAATAGCTTTTAGTACGAATAAACTTCTTGGACCTTCTGGTTTGGGTATTTTAGCTATTAAAAAAGATTTATTAAAAAAGATTAGACCAACTCGTTTTGGGGGTGGTTCGGTTCACGAAATTGCTCCAGACGGTACATGAATTCCAAAGGAAACTATTCAAGCTTTTGAACCAGGTACACCAAATATTGCAGCTATATACATGTTTAATAAATCTTTAGATTTATTTTTAAGAATAGGTTATGACAATATTCAAAAAATCCTTTTGGAATTATCAAACTACTTATATGAAAAGTTAAGTAAGTTAGAAAATGTTGAAATTTATAGTAAAAAAGGTTCGATCATCACTTTATTTAATATTAAAAATATCAATGCTCAAGATGTTGCTACTTATTTAGGTACAAAAAATATTTATGTCAACGCAGGAATATTTTGTGCACCTTTTGTAAGAAATATTAAGAGTGAACGTTCTTATGTTAGAGTTTCACTTGCGATCTATAATAATTTTAGTGATATAGACAAGCTAGTAAATGAAATTGAAAATGGAGGTGATTTTTATGGATTTTAA
- a CDS encoding iron-sulfur cluster scaffold-like protein: protein MDFNQNQAREIIMNNYVNNPKDNLSTNHKRVYSTSCADLLEIDLDFTDKINKISTASNGCAIFVASTNILKKKLINKEIQQAKKLIERFIKFVHQEIELNDEEIQELGDLWAFYNVKTHLNRIDCATLTAKYILDELK, encoded by the coding sequence ATGGATTTTAACCAAAATCAAGCTAGAGAAATTATTATGAATAACTACGTAAATAATCCAAAAGATAATTTAAGTACAAATCATAAGAGGGTTTATTCAACTTCATGTGCAGATCTTTTGGAAATTGATCTAGATTTTACTGATAAAATCAATAAAATCAGCACTGCTTCTAATGGATGTGCAATATTTGTAGCCTCAACAAATATACTAAAGAAAAAACTAATAAACAAAGAAATTCAACAAGCAAAAAAACTTATCGAAAGATTTATTAAGTTTGTTCATCAAGAAATAGAACTCAATGATGAAGAAATTCAAGAATTGGGTGACTTATGAGCTTTTTATAATGTTAAAACACATTTAAATAGAATTGATTGCGCGACATTAACTGCTAAATATATTTTAGATGAACTCAAGTAA
- a CDS encoding damage-repair DNA polymerase IV, whose protein sequence is MNSSKFIFHIDFDSYFVSALRSIFPELKDKPVVIATKSSKAIISSASYELRTLGIKAGDSVATALKKEPRTIIVEPRYELFSALSNEIFRHLYNNYTKKIDVGSIDEVYLDMSKIVNNKINAINLAKSIQKEILNKFKIPISVGISHTRFYAKMTTNLVKPFGVGFTGKNDIVKNFYSLDISKIFGIGKKSETKLKLLNINKLEDLANLDEQDPIVKSVIGQNGFKLISSIKGHELSEIEDFKSEIKGIGLERYIAETTDDKAFLEDKLNYFAWKISSKMQNRNLVTNNIVVGLRFENKTWFNKSIKLPNYTNEYKEILKHGKILLNVVFDEDKIVYGIRLRANDLLPSFNVSVKRNLFETDEESMEKSEVEKLVEDINFQLKGKFLLTGSELMENKKKKRHQLEFIGEDIEE, encoded by the coding sequence ATGAACTCAAGTAAATTTATTTTTCATATTGATTTTGACTCATACTTTGTAAGTGCTCTTAGAAGTATTTTTCCAGAATTAAAGGATAAACCTGTTGTTATAGCAACAAAATCAAGTAAAGCGATAATCAGCTCAGCTTCATATGAATTAAGAACATTAGGTATTAAAGCAGGTGACTCTGTTGCGACAGCATTAAAGAAAGAACCAAGGACTATAATTGTTGAACCGCGATATGAACTTTTTAGTGCTTTAAGCAATGAAATCTTTAGACACTTATACAATAATTACACTAAAAAAATTGATGTAGGTTCAATAGATGAAGTATATCTAGATATGAGCAAAATAGTAAATAATAAAATTAATGCAATTAATCTTGCAAAAAGCATCCAAAAGGAGATTTTAAATAAATTTAAAATTCCAATTTCAGTTGGCATTAGTCATACAAGATTTTATGCAAAAATGACAACAAATCTTGTTAAGCCTTTTGGTGTTGGTTTTACTGGGAAAAATGATATTGTTAAAAATTTTTATTCATTAGATATATCAAAAATTTTTGGTATTGGTAAAAAATCCGAAACAAAACTTAAACTTTTAAATATAAATAAACTTGAAGATTTAGCTAATTTAGATGAACAAGATCCAATAGTAAAATCGGTAATTGGACAAAATGGTTTTAAGCTTATTTCTTCAATCAAAGGTCATGAACTATCTGAAATCGAAGACTTCAAGAGCGAAATTAAAGGAATAGGACTTGAAAGATACATAGCAGAAACTACTGATGATAAAGCATTTCTTGAAGATAAATTAAATTACTTTGCATGGAAAATTTCTTCGAAAATGCAAAATAGAAACCTTGTTACAAATAACATCGTTGTTGGACTACGCTTTGAAAATAAAACTTGATTTAACAAATCAATTAAATTACCAAACTACACAAACGAATACAAAGAAATACTAAAGCATGGAAAAATTCTTTTAAATGTGGTTTTTGATGAAGATAAAATTGTTTATGGTATAAGACTTAGAGCTAATGATTTATTGCCTAGTTTTAACGTATCGGTGAAGAGAAATTTATTTGAAACAGACGAAGAATCAATGGAAAAATCCGAAGTAGAAAAACTTGTAGAAGATATTAATTTTCAACTTAAAGGAAAGTTTTTACTAACAGGATCAGAACTAATGGAAAACAAAAAGAAGAAAAGACATCAACTAGAATTTATTGGTGAAGATATTGAAGAATAA
- a CDS encoding nicotinate-nucleotide adenylyltransferase: protein MRIGIYGGSFDPIHKGHIKIAEIAIKELNLDKLFFVPAYISPFKTNKNIVSAEHRINMINLVKPEKTEICDFEIKRNNPSYTIDTVKYLKNKYKEDNLFLIIGSDNINLLHKWKDIDEIASLVKIAVFRRTKNINKTNIKKYDCLLLQNSIYEYSSTEFKKGYLDTVDNKVINYIGENKLYSKELVHNMLSAKRAKHCVATAEFATSLAKSVGYDAKKAYFAGLFHDIAKEWEPNKSLEFIRSILGEEVNVPKHELHQISGSLWVKYIYKINDEDITHAIRVHTTMNENGVSKLNTLDKIIYIADKICMGRKFPGIQKLREIVHEDLNKGFALVVKKTYMFEKEKGTKFSDWQEKIYLDYIKEVENYEA, encoded by the coding sequence ATGAGAATAGGTATTTATGGGGGAAGTTTTGACCCAATTCATAAAGGACATATAAAAATAGCTGAAATAGCCATAAAAGAACTAAACTTAGATAAGTTATTTTTTGTTCCAGCTTATATCTCACCTTTTAAAACTAATAAAAATATTGTTTCTGCTGAACACAGAATAAATATGATTAATTTAGTTAAACCGGAAAAAACTGAAATTTGTGACTTTGAAATTAAAAGAAATAATCCAAGCTACACAATTGATACAGTTAAATATTTAAAAAATAAATATAAAGAAGATAATTTATTTTTAATAATTGGAAGCGATAATATTAATTTACTACACAAATGAAAAGATATTGATGAAATTGCATCTCTTGTAAAAATTGCTGTTTTTAGAAGAACAAAAAATATTAACAAAACAAATATTAAAAAATACGATTGCTTACTATTACAAAATTCTATATATGAGTATTCATCTACAGAATTTAAAAAAGGATATTTAGATACTGTAGATAATAAAGTTATCAATTACATTGGTGAAAATAAATTGTATTCGAAAGAATTAGTTCACAATATGTTAAGTGCTAAAAGAGCCAAACATTGCGTTGCTACTGCAGAATTTGCAACATCATTAGCTAAAAGCGTTGGATATGATGCTAAAAAAGCTTACTTTGCTGGTTTATTTCATGATATTGCTAAAGAGTGAGAGCCTAATAAGTCATTAGAATTTATAAGAAGCATTTTAGGAGAAGAAGTTAATGTTCCAAAGCATGAACTTCATCAAATCTCTGGTTCACTTTGAGTTAAATATATTTATAAAATAAATGATGAGGATATAACTCATGCAATAAGAGTGCACACAACAATGAACGAAAATGGTGTATCTAAATTAAATACACTAGACAAGATTATATATATTGCTGACAAAATTTGTATGGGCAGAAAGTTTCCTGGAATCCAAAAATTAAGGGAAATCGTTCATGAAGACTTAAATAAAGGTTTTGCATTAGTTGTTAAAAAAACATATATGTTTGAGAAAGAAAAAGGTACAAAATTCTCTGATTGACAAGAAAAAATTTACCTAGACTACATTAAAGAGGTTGAAAATTATGAAGCATAG